Within the Halorhabdus rudnickae genome, the region GTGAGCACCGGTCCTGGATTAAGAATCTTTTGATCCAGCGACCCCACGGCTGCTCAGTTCGGTCCGGCGACTGTTCGAAACGGGGAACGGTATCACGCCGGTGAACTGAATCCGTCCATCCGTGGAATGCCATCAGGCAGGGGTAAACGCTGAACGAAGGAGTACTTCCCGCAGGATATAGTCGGGGTTTTAAGAGGCGCTGGCGTGCTCGCCCCGCATGAAACACACGCGGGTCACGTTGGGTTTCGACAGCGAGACGACGCCGAAGCTACTCACCCGACTCGGCGATCCGTCTGTACTCGGGGAAACAGAGTGATCGGCTGGAACCGGGCACCACGGGAGATATCGACGTTCCGCTACGCGATCGAAGGAGACACCGAAGCGTTCGTCGCGGCGGCCCAAGCGACGGACGCCATCGAACCGGTTCGGCTCGTCGGCTCGGAGGAAACAGTGTCGTACGTCTTCTTGACGGCACGCGAACGCCTGATTCCGGTGATGGATCAGATCTTCGAGACGATCGCTCGCGCCGGGGTGATCGTCCACCGACCAATCGTCTGGCAGGATGGAAAGATACACTGTCACGTCAGCGGCGATCCAGAAGCGCTCCAAGGGGCTCTCGACGCGTTGCCCGACGAGATCGATTGCCGGATAGACGAGATCGGGCGGTTCCCCTGCGGGCGGACGAATCCCGCCAGCACGTCGGGCGAGCGCCAGCGCGAGGCCGTCACCGTTACTCTTGACCTGGGATACGACGAGAACTCTCGGGCGGCGACCCAGGGGGATATCGCTGCGGAACTGGAGTGTGTGACCAACACCGCCAGTGAACATCTACAGAAGGCGGAGGCGAAACTCGTCCGGGCCGGGATCGAACGTATCGATTCGGGATGCGCATAGCGGAGGCGATCCAGTAACCAGGCCATCTGACTCACTGTTCGCTCATCGCTTCGCTGGCCATGTTTCGACCCTGTGCGTTGAGCGTGACTTCAGTCCGAGTCCGGACCTCGTCGACGGCACCGAGCGTCAGCAGCCGCTGGTAGATCTCCTCGACCTCATCGACGCTGATACCGACGAAGTCGGCCATCTCGAACGGTGAAACGCCGGAATACAGCGCCATCAGGACCTGGCTTTCGGTCTCGCTCAGTTCGTACTCGCCGTCGCGCGCGTCGACGATCTGTTCGAAGAGCGTCCCGAGGACGGACGTGTGGCGCTCGGTCCCGGACAGATAGGTCTCGACGCTCCGTCCCTCGGGGTCGGTGTGTTCGATCTCGACAACCCGACGCTGGGAATCCATGACCGTCCGAGACTCGACGTCGACGGTCCCGACGTCCTCGAACGCACAGGCGACCTGCTGTCCGTCTGGGTACTGCAGGGAGAACGACTCGTCGTCGACCAGAAAGCGGGCCTTCGTCCACTCCGCGTCGTCTTGGACGACGCCGCCGACGACGGCGGGGTGGCGAACAAGCAATACAGCGCCGGCGAGGTTCGCCCGGCAGTACGCCAGAGTGATGTCCTCGGCGTCGGGCGTCGAGACGACGATCACGTTCGATCCGATCCGAAT harbors:
- a CDS encoding helix-turn-helix domain-containing protein, with translation MIGWNRAPREISTFRYAIEGDTEAFVAAAQATDAIEPVRLVGSEETVSYVFLTARERLIPVMDQIFETIARAGVIVHRPIVWQDGKIHCHVSGDPEALQGALDALPDEIDCRIDEIGRFPCGRTNPASTSGERQREAVTVTLDLGYDENSRAATQGDIAAELECVTNTASEHLQKAEAKLVRAGIERIDSGCA
- a CDS encoding CheF family chemotaxis protein; this translates as MSEEERKLLDAAGDYRYAVRDGERVAESDWQSCRVVLTDKRLVLAADGSNRSIPHGKVIIPDDPGEFVDDTAGEIPIRIGSNVIVVSTPDAEDITLAYCRANLAGAVLLVRHPAVVGGVVQDDAEWTKARFLVDDESFSLQYPDGQQVACAFEDVGTVDVESRTVMDSQRRVVEIEHTDPEGRSVETYLSGTERHTSVLGTLFEQIVDARDGEYELSETESQVLMALYSGVSPFEMADFVGISVDEVEEIYQRLLTLGAVDEVRTRTEVTLNAQGRNMASEAMSEQ